The sequence AGATCAATGTTTCTTATTGGTTGTCTGTCATTGAAGAGGCGGATCATTCTTCAATGTTGAGCTCATAGCTGTCACAACAAGGGTTAAAATGCTAAGCTGACAACTTTAGTATGATCATGATTGTTAGAATTAGTTAAACGGGGTAGCCTGAAGATCATGTGGCACATAGTGACACCTGCATGTTTTCTTGTTCTAACACACTTCAATTGAATCGGCTGCATCATCAAACTGTGCAGAAACAAGGCAGTGACCCATTCATCTGAATCAAGTGTGCCAGTTACAGCAGTCGGTAAATATAATAGTATAAATATAACCATCCTcccttcttctgtggtgtttgcattatttttttACAACAATCGTAGCTGagagctttatttttgtggcagaagaaagtgttttaaaaagTGGAAATATATACGCTCCATAAATCCTAACGCATATTTCTGTTACCTCTCCTGTAGGCTACCTTATCCATGAATCAGCAGCTTGGAGCAATCGTCTCCAACGTTGGTTCTTCCTACCTCGCCGTGCCAGTCACGAGCACTATGAGGAGACGGCAGACGAGCGGCGTGCCACCAACCTCCTCTTGTCCACTCCCGCAGACTTTAGCTACATAAACGCGCAGCGTGTCGGACCACTCGACCCCACCCACGGCTTCTCCTCGTTTAAGTTCATTCCGGATACGGATGATCAGATCATCCTGGCTCTGAAGTCTGAGGAGGACGCAGGCAGGATCGCCACTTACATCATTGCATTTACACTGGACGGCCGGGTGCTGATGCCCGAGACAAAGATCGGAGACGTGAAGTATGAAGGGCTGGAATTTATCTGAACGACAGGGCTGAAGGTTTTCTTTCATAATTAGACGAAAAGAAGTCGGCTATTACATTCCATCTCAGTTTTACTGTGAGATATGACCAAAACTTCAATATTTCATACTGAAATGATGAAGTGTCATCAACCACGGACCTGCTGACTGTCCCCAGCCAGCCAATACAGGAGaagatttttaatgattttaagtCACAACTACTTCATATCAGTGCTGCTAGAtgcctttttattttgtttaactcTGAGTTGAACCACCTGGTTGGACTTGAGACTAATACAGTCCTCGTTCCAGGAAAGTTGGGAAACtaacatgatttaaaaaaaatgtctttaattGGAAACGGTACAAAGACAacgtatcaaatgttgaaagtgagaatTTCCCCTCATTATTTGGCACCGTAACAATAAAACCTCTTTCACATGCGTTGgaacaaaaaaagagacatcTTGGTTAAGCTGCTCCTGTTGTAATTCACCAACAGAGATTGATTCGTGTTCGTATCGACTTTAACACTTCGGTCCCGGAAAGAGGTTAACCGTGTTGCACTGAAGCGTTACGAAATGTTTTTAATCCTTGTTTTGCTGTTGTATTCCCTTCATAACGTGTCAAATGTTTTCAGCTTCGGAGTGCCGATAACAACCTTCTCTACAGCAGAAAGGATGCATTTATCAGACAGTTTTTCCCCTATTTCTCAGTCTGCATTGAGAGCTTTAAACCAGAGAGGGCGGTGGtaaatctgtttgtttgtctccCATCAAATCAAAAAGaacatgtattttaaaaaaaacaaacaaaaaaaaacaaaacattttctcaGTTTCAACTTTTGATatgtaatttttatttttatttttttttaagtgccaTTTTCACTTCAGAACACAGTGTAAATgtttaattcaaatgaattggTTTCAGTTTTGAATCTTGTGTTCAGTGTCCCAGCTTTTGTGGAATCAGACATTCAGACACGGGCTGGGGTGGATCTCCACTGATGCAGCTGAACTCTGCTGCTTGGACATTCAGGGGAACAAAGATTAGACACGAATGTCCTGACATTACTTGAAATCTTAAGCTCAACTCATGTCTGTTTTACAGTCTGGACACAATGAACTTCATCATTATACATACACGATGCACATCTTAAACTGAATATTTTATGCTTTTAAAGCAAGACAAACGACAGATATTTAATTAAAGATTAAGCCTTAATATATTTCCTTTGTATCCTCTCAaaccaaaaacaataaaatggatCCCTTTGTGTAACCGTCTTGTTGTGCTTGAGTGCATCACAAAAACTGGTATCGACATTTTATTGTACCGACTTGAAACGACAGGTTTATCTAAAAATAATCACTACATTTTTCATTCTTCATGTCTACAAAATTAATAGCGCGAggcaatttgttttgttttttttagcagatTCAGTGATTTGAGTGAAACATGGAAACCAAATGACAGATTATCTGATATGAACAGACAAGATGGTGCAGATCAGTTTTACAAGCCTCGAAGTCAGCGATTATTCACAGACTTCAAGTCCGTTTACAGACTTGTTGCCATGACAACGACGTCTTCCGGTAGACCGTGCACATGCACGGGTTTGAAGGAGCCCAGTTTAGAGAAGAAATCGAGCATCCTCCGATCGCTCTGCCTCAACTCACAGAACACCCCTCTGGACCCTGAAACACAAACCAGGACGGTGCTTCTGTTCAGTGACGAAGCAAGAGAAAATGGAACGGAGCACAATTTAGATCCAAAAATGTTTGCATCCTTTAAACTATTAAAGCTGTGGTATTAAAATCACAGCAGATTACTACGTGAACATCAATGGGATTaaatttaaactgcttttaggGGCATAAATAAGGCAAAGAGTGGAGGAGTGCCCCCTTGTGGTGACTCCTTGTGAGCTCTAATGAGCAGGACTTTTCAGTTTCATGAGGCTCATCTTATTGGTCCAACCTCAGCCTCTATGTCTGCGCTCTCCTCCGTGACCCAGAAGCCGTTCACACCCAAATATTTTGGATATTTAAATTCACCcagaggagagaagccataAACTGTGACATCTGAAGGAGGCACGACGCACCCATCCCACATTATGAACTGTATTAAAAGTAAATGTATACTTTGGCGCAAATGCAGTGGCGTCGCATCTCTGGTGGGAGGGACTTAGACACGAGGAGAGGACTCGAGTGTGTGAAAGTGCAAATGATGGCTTGGACCTACCGCTGCTCCTGATGGAGGACAACAGCTGACCCATCATGCGCTTGGTTGGAGATGGATCAGTGACCCGGGGAAGCACTTGCACAACAACCAAGGAGGGGAAATCCTCACTCACTACCCTCTGGAAGTAGTCAATAACCAATAATCAAGTCATGCTGCATTTCAGGGTGATCACGCTGTGGAAAACAATCAAATCTCGCATTTCATCACCTGAATTTTGGCCGCAGCTGGTTTGGCATCAGTGAGTGCCAGCGCGTAACCACACACCCCAAACTCATCCTCCACGACAAGAGCACACTGAGGGGAGGGGGAGATGTCACCTCCTGACAGGCTGCAGCGGGACGGCAGGAATGTTACAATGAGGCTGACGACAAAAGCAGAAATACTCGGGACAGAAAACGGAACTTTTTTTCCTACCCATCGCTGATAAGTGGAGGCTGCGCCATCAGAGGGGTTCTGCCCTCGTCTCCTCTCTGCATCTCCTCAAAAATCTTCCGCACCTCCGTCTTAGACAAGaaactgttattattattatcatttctgATTTTCAACCTTTAGGTGACACAGTGGGGATCCGCACCTTGTCCTCGCTGCAGTACGGTCGTATGCTGTAAACCGCCGTCATGGGGGGCTGTCTGAACAGGTCCCTGATTCCATGTCCCGGCAGCATCCTCTGCGAGCACAAACACAGAATATACCATACAGCATTTCACTCGCTGAATGTGGGCCTTGTGATATTACTGACAGTTGTGAGTGTGCACAAGTCATTGCAGAGGTTTGGATACCTGGAACTCTCCAGAGAGGCCTCCTCTAAAGCCCCAGGGTTCAGGATCATCGTTCATTAACTGGGCTGAGGGTTGACCCTGCCCCCCTGTGGTAAAACAAAATGACAACCGGCAGCTTCAGAGGGCAGCGCTATAGTATAAGTGCCACATTTACAGGTAGCATCTGTCATCTTCTCCTTCCAAATGCAGAATTTCCTGCTTTTATGTCACAGCTCATCTGCTCTGTCACTGTTCTTTACATTTAGTGGAGTAGTACCAAGTAGTCATTATCCAGGTAGGAAATGCATTCTCACCCAGCGTTTTTACGTAGGCTCGTGCCAGACCGACCCCGCTCTTGATGTCACAGATGTAGTTGTACAGGTCGTACAGAATGCTGCGGTTCGGGGCGTTTGACAGGCGGTTAAACATCTGCACCACGGCTTCGCACATGTTATCAAACTGCTGCGCTCTGGAGCACCACTCTGCAGTCTGAAACACGCCGGTAAATGAGCCGTCTGTGTGAGGACACTGAACAGAATCATCAGCATTTAGCAAGCAGAAAGCGTTACCTTGTCCGTCTGTGCAGTAGCAGCATGACTGTTGTTTCTGAGCCagtccagctcctgcagcatGGTTCGAGCTGTGGTCCCGTACTCGTAGGGCAAGTAGAAGAGGTCTGACAGCAGCTTCAGGTCATCCAGAGTCAGAGGCTCAGCTGTGTACAGCGGGTTCTCCCCAGGTCCAGGAACATAGGGGCTCTCACCCGTGTCCGTCTGCATGGACTCCTCATCCGACGACTCTTTCTTGAGACGAGCTTGACGACAAGGTCCTGAAAGTGCAGAGAGAGTGCCGACAACTGAATTTCTCCCCCGTTTCTGCCTTTCGAGATCGATAAAGTGTCTTTCATGGGACTCTACCTCCTGGCTGGTCTGTGCTCATGAACTCCTGCAGCCAGTCAGAGAGGGCCAGGGTCAGGGCTTTGTGTGGACTGTAGAAGGGGTCCTGCTCTTCTTCGCCTGGTGACGCAAGTCAGAGACGGAGAGACAGTTTTTAAGCTCCTTGACTCTACAATAAAAACTACAATCACATCATCAAACCGTTAATCccacaataaaaacattaaatctTCTTAAAGCTCTTCAAAACATCAGTTTGGGCTTTAGTTGTGTGGGGTATGTTCAAAAGAGCAGCACAGATTTACACTTACAGTCCAGAAATAAGCACATATGAGCAAATTTGGATAATTAGATTATGGTTATATAATGTCAAAGTTAATAAACAACAATAACCGATAGTATTTCAATAATGAAGTCCCAGGTAAAACTATTGGCACTCTTCAGTAATTGAAGTTAAGGATTGTGAAGAAGAATCTGGAAGCAATCAGTCCCCCCTTTTTGTGAATCCTTCATTTTTAGGTTAATTCAGGTAATGGAAACgctaaagattaaaaaaaaaaccaatgcATATCAGTTAAAGACAAACTAGACTCTCACCCATTTCCACGTCTCTTGATCCTCCATCAGGGGATGCTTTGCACCATGTTGCCAGAGTGTGAATGGCCACAAAGTTTGGGTAAAACTCACAGTTGGGGTTTGTGAGGACTCCTTTCAGTTTGGGAAGGAGCTCAGTGGGTCGGTCCTATTAAGAAAAGAATATTTTCACGTTGTCACACTGGAGCTCCAACAGGCCATTGTTAAAGCAAAGTAAAAACACACCTTATAAGGTCCAAGAAAAATCCTTTGAGGATCATAATCGTTGGCATGAATATTGTCCCAGATGACGGGGGCCCTCTTCAGGACAGAGGACACCTCGTCTATGGATTCAACAGAGATTTTGTGCGACACCACTTTTGGACCTAAATAACACAAAGGAAAAAAGGGGTTAAAGAACCGTATTTGGGGTCATTTGTGAAATCAGTAAAACCTTACCGGTCCACAGTATGTCGATGCCAGGAAGGAGCTTGTCTCCCACAGTGTGCAGGTAGGAAGACTGGGAAACGTTGGGGGTGCAGAAGGCCGCACAATAGTCTGGGGACAGATCGGGAGTAAGTGATGGAAAACCACAAGAAAGATTAACCCTGTTCTCTTCCACATACACTCATCGGCCACTTTATTAGTAACACCTTGCTAGTAAAAAGTTGGACCAACTTTTGCCTTCAGAACTGCCTTAATTCTTTGTGGCAtactttcaacaaggtgttggGAACAGTCCTTCAGAGATTTTGGTCCATATTGACATGATAGCATCACGCAGTTGATGCAGATCTGTCAGCTGCACATCTATGATGACAATCTCccgttccaccacatcccaaaggtgctctgttggattgagatctggtgactgtggaggccattggAATGCAGTGAACTCATTGTCatgttcaagaaaccagtttgagatAATATGAGCTTTGTGACATCCTGCTGGAAGTAGCCATCAGAAGATGGGTACACTCCATTAATTCAGAGAGCACGACAGGCTCTGCTGCTGTAGCCCATCTTCTTCAAGGTTTGACGTGTTGTGCGTTCAGAGCTGGTATTCTGCATTCCTTAGTTGTAACGAGTGGTTATTTGAGTTACTGTTGCCTTCCTATCATCTCAAACCAGGCTGCCGctcactggatattttctctttttccaaacattctctTTAAACCCCAGAGatgttttttaatgaaaatccCAGAAGATCAGCAGTTTCTGAAATAGTCAGACCAGCCCgtctggcaccaacaaccaTGCCACGTTCAAAGTCACCTAAATCCCCTTTCTTCCCCATTCTGATGCTCGGTGTGAACTTCAGCAAGTTGTCTTGACCACCTCTACATGCCTAAATGCACTGAGGTGCGGCCGTGCGATGTTATCAGCATGATTAGCTGTTTGCGTTAACAAGCAATTGAACAGGTGTTCCtgataaagtggccggtgagtgtagTTTTTAGATGACTGTAAATCTGCCTGCCCTAAACTGAACTGCATATTGTATGGTTCATGCTCATTTCAGCATAAGTTTGTTTCTCTGACCTGTTGGGCAGAAGAGGAAGGTCTCAGGTTCTCCCAGGTGCTGGTACACCTCGTT is a genomic window of Odontesthes bonariensis isolate fOdoBon6 chromosome 4, fOdoBon6.hap1, whole genome shotgun sequence containing:
- the ogal gene encoding protein O-GlcNAcase encodes the protein MSTPGSAKGRPRSGGRFISGVVEGFYGRPWTMEQRTELFKREQKWGLNTYLYAPKDDYKHRMYWRDLYSPEEAEQLIALISAAKQHNVEFIYAISPGLDVTFSNPREVAALKRKLDQVKTFGCRSFSLLFDDIETEMCPADKDAFSSFAHAQVAVTNEVYQHLGEPETFLFCPTDYCAAFCTPNVSQSSYLHTVGDKLLPGIDILWTGPKVVSHKISVESIDEVSSVLKRAPVIWDNIHANDYDPQRIFLGPYKDRPTELLPKLKGVLTNPNCEFYPNFVAIHTLATWCKASPDGGSRDVEMGEEEQDPFYSPHKALTLALSDWLQEFMSTDQPGGPCRQARLKKESSDEESMQTDTGESPYVPGPGENPLYTAEPLTLDDLKLLSDLFYLPYEYGTTARTMLQELDWLRNNSHAATAQTDKTAEWCSRAQQFDNMCEAVVQMFNRLSNAPNRSILYDLYNYICDIKSGVGLARAYVKTLGGQGQPSAQLMNDDPEPWGFRGGLSGEFQRMLPGHGIRDLFRQPPMTAVYSIRPYCSEDKTEVRKIFEEMQRGDEGRTPLMAQPPLISDGLSGGDISPSPQCALVVEDEFGVCGYALALTDAKPAAAKIQRVVSEDFPSLVVVQVLPRVTDPSPTKRMMGQLLSSIRSSGSRGVFCELRQSDRRMLDFFSKLGSFKPVHVHGLPEDVVVMATSL